The Nicotiana tabacum cultivar K326 chromosome 14, ASM71507v2, whole genome shotgun sequence genome contains a region encoding:
- the LOC142168962 gene encoding uncharacterized protein LOC142168962 encodes MNGEVEATNKNIKRILRKIVENHMQWHEKLSFTLLGYRTTMRTFTEETPYMLVYGTEAVIPAEVEIPSLRVIREAKLDDAEWIWVREEQLMLVDEKIIDVVCHGKLYQNRMASVFNKRVKPRQFAPGQLVLKKIFPHQEKDKENFAPNWQDPYVVHRAL; translated from the coding sequence ATGAATGGGGAAGTCGAGGCAacgaacaagaacatcaagaggATTCTACGAAAGATAGTGGAGAATCACatgcaatggcacgagaaactatCTTTCACCTTACTGGGTTATCGGACCACCATGAGAACATTCACTGAGGAAACGCCGTACATGTTAGTATACGGTACTGAAGCCGTGATACCCGCAGAGGTTGAAATACCATCTTTAAGGGTCATTCGAGAGGCCAAGTtagatgatgcagaatggatatgGGTCAGAGAGGAGCAACTCATGCTCGTCGACGAGAAAATAATAGATGTAGTATGCCATGGTAAGCTATATCAGAACAGGATGGCCAGTGTATTTAACAAGAGAGTGAAGCCTCGCCAGTTCGCACCGGGGCAGTTGGTCTTGAAGAAAATCTTTCCCCACCAAGAGAAAGACAAAGAAAATTTCGCACCAAACTGGCAAGATCCTTACGTGGTTCACCGAGCATTGTAG